Proteins from a genomic interval of Polyodon spathula isolate WHYD16114869_AA chromosome 1, ASM1765450v1, whole genome shotgun sequence:
- the LOC121315301 gene encoding COMM domain-containing protein 10-like isoform X2 has translation MAAMIKETQSIKQAVTLINGIDPGKFPRLLSRILQKLHLKAERSFSEEEEEKLQSAFSLEKQDLQLILETVSFILEQAVYHNVKPASLQQQLENVHLNPEKAEAFAQAWATTGQETVEKFRQRMFAPKKLESVGWQLSLQMAQSTQAKMKSPSAVLELGVRSEDSESFFITLRM, from the exons ATGGCCGCGATGATTAAAGAAACTCAAAG cATAAAACAGGCAGTGACTCTTATCAATGGCATTGACCCTGGTAAATTCCCCAGACTGCTTTCTCGCATCCTTCAGAAGCTTCATTTAAAG GCAGAACGTTCCTTTagtgaggaggaagaggagaagctACAGTCTGCATTCTCACTGGAAAAGCAAGATCTTCAACTAATCCTAGAAACTGTGTCGTTTATTCTAGAACAG GCCGTCTACCACAATGTAAAGCCAGCTTCTCTCCAGCAACAGTTAGAAAATGTTCACCTTAACCCTGAGAAGGCAGAGGCCTTTGCCCAGGCATGGGCCACTACTGGCCAAGAAACTGTTGAGAAATTCAGACAGAGAATGTTTGCGCCGAAGAAG cTTGAGAGTGTTGGATGGCAGCTCAGCCTACAAATGGCACAATCCACACAAGCCAAAATGAAGTCACCCAGTGCTGTTTTAGAGCTTGGGGTCCGCAGTGAAGATTCAGAG AGCTTCTTCATAacgttacggatgtaa